A part of Chloroflexota bacterium genomic DNA contains:
- a CDS encoding helix-turn-helix transcriptional regulator, producing the protein MPRINNDLGRIIKQQRISIPLTLQELAATSGVSSSHLGRIERGERFPSAHILRRIAQPLGFDEDELFTLAGFLSPHPSGVAEERSTAYGNRRLDPYVAKMLAEEPIEIQRSVIGILNTIKLVAKGIARENE; encoded by the coding sequence ATGCCACGAATAAACAATGATCTGGGTAGAATAATAAAGCAGCAGAGAATTTCCATTCCGCTGACCCTGCAGGAACTGGCCGCTACTTCGGGAGTATCGTCCTCTCATCTGGGACGTATTGAAAGAGGCGAGCGCTTCCCTTCCGCCCACATCCTGCGTAGAATCGCCCAGCCGCTTGGCTTTGACGAGGACGAACTCTTTACCCTCGCCGGTTTCCTGTCACCGCACCCTTCCGGAGTAGCCGAAGAAAGAAGCACCGCTTATGGCAACCGACGCCTGGACCCGTATGTCGCTAAAATGCTAGCTGAAGAGCCAATTGAGATTCAGCGGTCGGTCATTGGTATTCTCAACACGATAAAACTCGTTGCCAAAGGAATAGCCAGAGAAAACGAGTGA
- the rpsU gene encoding 30S ribosomal protein S21, giving the protein MTEVVAGENESFESLLKRFNRRVQQTGILSEVRRREHYEKPSVRRKRKKAVKRRSVAGAVRR; this is encoded by the coding sequence TTGACCGAGGTAGTGGCGGGCGAGAATGAGAGCTTTGAAAGTTTGCTCAAGCGGTTCAACCGTCGTGTCCAGCAGACCGGCATATTATCGGAAGTACGCCGTCGGGAGCACTATGAAAAGCCGAGCGTTAGACGCAAACGTAAAAAAGCGGTTAAAAGACGCAGTGTCGCCGGAGCAGTGAGAAGGTAG
- a CDS encoding GatB/YqeY domain-containing protein gives MGEAKLKQKLSDDLKQAMRSGDTVKRGAIRMLMAAMNNVEKARQAELKDSDIFGVIAKEVRQRRESIEAFKQGNRQDLVDKEEAELAILQEYLPQQMTREEVVEAARKVMAEVGAEGPGDKGKVMPKLMAQLKGQADGREINEVVSELLSS, from the coding sequence ATGGGAGAAGCGAAACTGAAGCAGAAGCTGTCTGATGACCTCAAACAGGCAATGAGAAGCGGTGATACCGTAAAGCGAGGCGCCATTAGAATGCTGATGGCGGCAATGAATAACGTTGAAAAAGCCCGGCAGGCAGAGCTGAAGGACAGCGATATCTTCGGCGTTATCGCCAAAGAGGTCAGGCAGCGTCGCGAGAGCATTGAGGCCTTCAAGCAGGGAAACCGCCAGGACCTTGTTGACAAGGAAGAAGCGGAATTAGCCATCCTTCAGGAATACCTGCCACAGCAGATGACCCGGGAAGAGGTCGTCGAGGCCGCTCGAAAGGTCATGGCTGAGGTGGGTGCCGAGGGACCCGGTGATAAGGGCAAGGTAATGCCAAAGCTTATGGCACAGTTGAAAGGCCAGGCGGACGGTCGTGAAATCAACGAGGTAGTCAGCGAATTACTCAGTTCATGA